A single window of Archangium gephyra DNA harbors:
- a CDS encoding DUF2058 family protein, with amino-acid sequence MQNLRDKLLKAGLVSEDQAKKAETTAPTARRPAPSQEARREGPPARQDREPREPREARGRDERPPRRDDRGGGRPPPGGGRPQGAGGRPQGGPPSRGPGGRPQGGRPQGGRPGGEPTGGIVPKLPPLPGSKAAQRMESKKQVELDRKLRELVLNGQVPVDVGATVFYFMTRKGKLRRLELTETQAKQLEEGTLGVVERPEPAQIEHSLVPAAVAEQMYAISKKSVRFLNRKDLPIGFMSDDQVKEQQEAEARGDAPVDEGGDEEAAEGEESAPAEAAAEGTPGPEGGSEPTPS; translated from the coding sequence ATGCAGAACCTGCGTGACAAGCTCTTGAAGGCTGGCCTGGTCTCCGAGGACCAGGCCAAGAAGGCGGAGACCACCGCCCCGACCGCTCGCCGTCCCGCCCCGTCGCAGGAGGCCCGGCGCGAGGGCCCGCCTGCCCGTCAGGACAGGGAGCCCCGTGAACCCCGCGAGGCACGCGGGCGTGACGAGCGTCCGCCGCGCCGCGATGACCGCGGGGGTGGACGTCCTCCCCCGGGAGGTGGCCGTCCGCAGGGCGCGGGTGGACGCCCCCAGGGTGGCCCTCCGTCGCGAGGCCCCGGTGGGCGCCCGCAGGGTGGACGTCCCCAGGGTGGCCGGCCGGGCGGTGAGCCCACGGGCGGCATCGTCCCCAAGCTGCCCCCGCTGCCGGGCTCCAAGGCCGCCCAGCGCATGGAGTCCAAGAAGCAGGTGGAGCTGGACCGCAAGCTGCGCGAGCTGGTGCTCAACGGCCAGGTGCCCGTGGACGTGGGCGCCACCGTCTTCTACTTCATGACGCGCAAGGGGAAGCTGCGCCGCCTGGAGCTGACCGAGACGCAGGCCAAGCAGCTCGAGGAAGGCACGCTCGGCGTGGTGGAGCGTCCGGAGCCGGCTCAAATCGAGCACTCGCTGGTGCCCGCCGCGGTGGCCGAGCAGATGTACGCCATCTCGAAGAAGTCGGTGCGCTTCCTCAACCGCAAGGACCTGCCCATCGGCTTCATGAGCGATGACCAGGTGAAGGAGCAGCAGGAGGCGGAGGCCCGCGGCGACGCCCCGGTGGACGAGGGTGGCGACGAAGAGGCCGCCGAGGGCGAGGAGTCCGCTCCGGCCGAGGCCGCCGCCGAGGGCACGCCGGGCCCCGAGGGCGGCTCCGAGCCCACGCCGTCCTGA
- a CDS encoding M20 family metallopeptidase — protein sequence MSTSPRLNTTTAAASSERIWEEEILPRLHEYIRIPNKSPAFEPDWAKKGHMDKAVKLIAGWCESQAKYLPGLKVEVVTLKNEKGEERTPVIYMDIPGTGDDTVVLYGHLDKQPEMTGWRAGLSPWEPVREGDRLYGRGGADDGYSAFGSLAAIRLLKEQGIPHARCVVIIEACEESGSYDLPAYIEHLVPRIGKASLVVCLDSGCANYDQLWMTTSLRGLIAGNLRVEILSEGVHSGDASGIVPSSFRILRQVLSRVEEEQTGRIRVEGLQVHIPQARREQAAAVAEVLGEEVYSKFPWVPGARPMTADRTEQILNRTWRAALSVTGMEGIPALGSAGNVLRPFTAVKLSVRIPPRLDPKAAIQSLKQALEADPPYGAKVTFEGEKASAGWDAPPLEKWLEQAIHDASRAFFGKPFMAMGEGGTIPFMEMLGKRFPEAQFLITGVLGPNSNAHGPNEYLHIPTGKKLTCCVASVIASHSQR from the coding sequence ATGAGCACCAGCCCCCGGCTGAACACCACCACCGCCGCCGCCTCGTCCGAGCGCATCTGGGAGGAGGAGATCCTTCCCCGGCTGCACGAGTACATCCGCATTCCGAACAAGTCCCCCGCCTTCGAGCCGGACTGGGCGAAGAAGGGGCACATGGACAAGGCGGTGAAGCTCATCGCCGGCTGGTGCGAGTCCCAGGCGAAGTACCTCCCCGGGCTGAAGGTGGAGGTGGTGACGCTCAAGAACGAGAAGGGCGAGGAGCGCACCCCCGTCATCTACATGGACATCCCGGGCACCGGGGATGACACCGTGGTGCTCTACGGCCACCTGGACAAGCAGCCCGAGATGACGGGCTGGCGCGCGGGCCTCTCCCCCTGGGAGCCGGTGCGCGAGGGTGACCGGCTCTACGGCCGCGGTGGCGCCGATGACGGCTACTCGGCGTTCGGCTCGCTCGCCGCCATCCGCCTGCTCAAGGAGCAGGGCATTCCCCACGCGCGCTGCGTGGTGATCATCGAGGCCTGCGAGGAGAGCGGCAGCTATGATCTGCCGGCGTACATCGAGCACCTCGTGCCGCGCATCGGCAAGGCGTCGCTCGTGGTGTGCCTGGACTCCGGCTGCGCCAACTATGATCAGCTGTGGATGACCACGTCGCTGCGCGGGCTCATCGCCGGCAACCTGCGCGTGGAGATCCTCAGCGAGGGCGTGCACTCGGGTGACGCGAGCGGCATCGTGCCCTCGTCCTTCCGGATTCTGCGGCAGGTCCTCTCGCGCGTGGAGGAGGAGCAGACGGGCCGCATCCGCGTGGAGGGCCTCCAGGTGCACATCCCCCAGGCGCGCCGCGAGCAGGCCGCCGCCGTGGCCGAGGTGCTGGGCGAGGAGGTGTACTCGAAGTTCCCCTGGGTGCCTGGCGCCCGTCCGATGACGGCCGACCGCACCGAGCAGATCCTCAACCGCACCTGGCGCGCGGCGCTCTCCGTCACGGGCATGGAGGGCATCCCGGCCCTCGGCAGCGCGGGCAACGTGCTGCGCCCCTTCACCGCGGTGAAGCTGTCCGTGCGCATTCCTCCGCGGCTGGATCCCAAGGCGGCCATCCAGTCCCTCAAGCAGGCGCTGGAGGCGGATCCTCCCTACGGCGCCAAGGTGACGTTCGAGGGTGAGAAGGCCAGCGCCGGCTGGGACGCGCCGCCGCTCGAGAAGTGGCTGGAGCAGGCCATCCACGACGCCTCGCGCGCCTTCTTCGGCAAGCCCTTCATGGCCATGGGCGAGGGCGGCACCATTCCGTTCATGGAGATGCTCGGCAAGCGCTTCCCCGAGGCGCAGTTCCTCATCACCGGCGTGCTCGGCCCCAACAGCAACGCCCACGGGCCCAACGAGTACCTCCACATCCCCACCGGCAAGAAGCTCACCTGCTGCGTGGCCAGCGTCATCGCCTCGCACTCCCAGCGGTAG
- a CDS encoding YncE family protein, whose translation MRTSSLHLLVLGCGVLSASQALAWDSICHEWSNPNARVSELRGHTQRGCSGPAAARGRWRDPDSHLDEHRAVLQVAMQEAGLPSDTLDTQVMTIYTLGNLVDVGPPRPPVSTFLPQPLDVAVLRAELRAFAVDELAQLPDFSWSLADWASGNETCPIPELAGQPAKLSGAIACHDFPTHMGALNASHFPPESERWFGYMHQLALQRADQCRIQRATAYTKAVERTDATRARALDARWLPIWRECETEVLALEAVAQHYLQDSWSSGHMWQRWGSSTLENFELPKSTDPKWNSPSASDALRRLIVAEMVAINAGTIHGSDPVSYEKFPAWLHPTVLGDAICYPRSAALSALMAPDATQRAVAGDMHVHELLGDTRTQALFGLSREQLHNKLSSRFFSVTPVNDLEEQGKRMLQCASGSVRQVYDRLADKATYGAQAFGAPSSDAAPPPPDSRCNAPRVNNATFAQGFEPTLLKPTLGEWLAGLPIDNIPSDIENQSTLDYLKNRGIALALASARPNGTEGANLVHPAFTWTETVCPPRAPCRTVTHSEVAETMTLLGVKPNGHYSSPPTGTQPAPHADPPLPWGNADEPSKLGSGTPEQYLASTFHRAHAPFWCSRFTVPKLLELRERVSTATTEAARSTACGVCVEVTSRHMRVAGQPALCELVRPGSATVVSEEGNDPHSAAEDLCGCDLNLGVLSNDGFRVLSENLSTGDVSVRHGPVEVGRIPRDATVATRGRVFLTNSDGQVVGLRVSSTGLQELDLDPATSATRAYVGSDVRAIAFTEQKGHDWLFVVDGATDTLHTFDLGTEHDERFKVCSVLDVGRDVVRAEGAWDIAVTADGTRGFVSLRGPLNNPGDAIALVDLMEATTCMGPYRPITHVSGFGGGSGLGALALSPDETLLAVAGRRRAMCLDRVYTNAAGTSVEDVQVGCDDVWVLRVSQLAAGPLPSSALYTFGARNTLPTRPASYPYAVAWHPSGAKLAFANFSGPPDTWPRYAPLSPGGTVSLGSISPAYWSYNVALDGNVIGETAEFSQDGSRLYVGTGAGTLFVMPGPGEFWDDREADPETYLHAVSALFGSWYGGCFYDGPCPGGRCPANCPRGAELQVKKFPVGSPIRKLLRL comes from the coding sequence ATGCGCACGTCCTCTCTCCATCTGCTGGTGCTGGGTTGTGGGGTCCTTTCCGCCTCCCAGGCGCTGGCTTGGGATTCCATCTGCCACGAGTGGAGCAACCCGAACGCACGCGTCTCGGAACTGCGAGGCCACACCCAACGTGGTTGCTCCGGACCAGCCGCCGCGCGCGGGCGCTGGCGTGACCCGGACTCCCATCTGGACGAGCACCGCGCGGTGCTCCAGGTCGCCATGCAGGAGGCAGGCCTGCCATCCGACACGCTCGACACCCAGGTGATGACCATCTACACCCTGGGGAACCTCGTGGACGTGGGCCCGCCGCGCCCCCCGGTTTCCACCTTCCTCCCCCAACCGCTCGACGTCGCGGTGCTCCGGGCGGAGCTGCGCGCGTTCGCCGTGGACGAGCTCGCCCAGCTGCCGGACTTCTCGTGGTCTCTCGCGGACTGGGCCTCCGGCAACGAAACGTGTCCCATTCCCGAGTTGGCCGGCCAGCCCGCGAAGCTGAGCGGCGCCATCGCCTGCCACGATTTCCCCACCCACATGGGAGCCCTCAACGCGTCGCACTTTCCACCTGAGAGCGAGCGTTGGTTCGGGTACATGCACCAGCTCGCCCTCCAACGCGCAGATCAATGCCGCATCCAGCGAGCCACCGCGTACACGAAGGCAGTTGAGCGCACGGACGCGACCCGCGCCCGGGCGCTGGACGCGCGCTGGTTGCCCATCTGGCGCGAGTGCGAGACCGAGGTGCTCGCGCTGGAGGCGGTGGCCCAGCACTACCTGCAGGACTCCTGGTCCAGCGGGCACATGTGGCAGCGCTGGGGTTCGTCGACGCTCGAGAACTTCGAGCTCCCGAAGTCCACGGATCCGAAGTGGAACAGCCCCAGCGCCTCGGATGCCCTCCGGCGTCTGATCGTCGCGGAGATGGTCGCCATCAACGCGGGCACCATCCACGGGTCGGATCCGGTCTCGTACGAGAAGTTCCCCGCCTGGCTGCATCCCACCGTACTGGGCGATGCCATCTGCTACCCCCGGTCGGCGGCGCTCTCCGCGCTCATGGCACCGGACGCGACCCAGAGGGCCGTCGCGGGGGACATGCACGTGCACGAGCTGCTGGGCGACACCCGGACGCAAGCCCTCTTCGGCCTCTCGCGAGAGCAGCTGCACAACAAGCTCTCCAGCAGATTTTTCAGCGTGACGCCGGTGAACGACCTCGAGGAGCAGGGAAAGCGCATGCTGCAGTGCGCCTCCGGCAGCGTGCGCCAGGTCTATGACCGGCTCGCGGACAAGGCCACCTACGGAGCGCAGGCGTTCGGGGCGCCTTCGAGCGACGCAGCGCCGCCGCCGCCGGATTCCAGGTGCAACGCGCCTCGAGTGAACAACGCGACCTTCGCCCAGGGGTTCGAGCCCACCCTCCTCAAGCCCACCCTGGGGGAATGGTTGGCGGGCCTGCCCATCGACAACATCCCCTCGGACATCGAGAACCAGAGCACACTGGATTACCTCAAGAACCGCGGTATCGCCCTGGCCCTCGCGAGCGCCCGCCCGAACGGCACGGAGGGGGCCAACCTCGTGCACCCGGCCTTCACCTGGACGGAGACCGTCTGTCCGCCCAGAGCCCCCTGCCGTACCGTCACGCACTCCGAGGTGGCGGAGACGATGACCCTGCTGGGGGTCAAACCCAACGGGCATTATTCCTCGCCCCCCACCGGTACACAGCCCGCGCCCCATGCCGACCCGCCGCTGCCCTGGGGCAACGCGGACGAGCCCTCCAAGCTGGGGAGCGGTACGCCGGAGCAGTACCTCGCATCCACCTTCCACCGGGCCCACGCGCCCTTCTGGTGCAGCCGCTTCACCGTGCCGAAGTTGCTGGAGCTGCGTGAGCGGGTGAGCACGGCCACCACGGAGGCGGCCCGATCCACGGCCTGCGGCGTATGCGTGGAAGTCACCTCCCGTCACATGCGGGTCGCCGGCCAGCCCGCACTGTGCGAGCTGGTGCGACCCGGCTCGGCCACCGTGGTCTCGGAGGAGGGGAACGACCCGCACAGCGCCGCCGAGGACCTGTGCGGCTGCGACCTGAACCTGGGCGTCCTGAGCAACGATGGCTTCCGGGTCCTCTCGGAGAACCTGTCCACCGGTGATGTTTCCGTGCGGCACGGGCCGGTGGAGGTGGGCCGGATTCCACGGGACGCCACGGTGGCCACCCGAGGCCGTGTGTTCCTGACCAACTCGGATGGCCAGGTGGTGGGCCTGCGGGTGTCCTCCACGGGATTGCAGGAGCTGGACCTGGACCCGGCCACCAGCGCCACGCGCGCGTATGTGGGGAGCGACGTCCGGGCCATCGCCTTCACCGAGCAGAAGGGCCATGACTGGCTCTTCGTGGTGGACGGCGCCACGGATACGCTGCACACCTTTGATCTCGGGACGGAGCACGACGAGCGTTTCAAGGTCTGCTCCGTCCTCGACGTGGGGCGCGACGTGGTGCGCGCCGAGGGCGCCTGGGACATCGCCGTTACGGCCGACGGCACGCGTGGATTCGTCTCACTGCGCGGTCCGTTGAACAACCCGGGTGACGCCATTGCCCTGGTGGACCTGATGGAGGCGACCACCTGCATGGGCCCCTACCGGCCCATCACCCACGTGAGCGGCTTCGGAGGAGGCTCCGGGCTCGGGGCCCTGGCTCTGAGCCCCGACGAGACGTTGCTCGCCGTCGCCGGACGCCGCCGCGCGATGTGCCTGGATCGCGTCTACACCAACGCGGCCGGCACCTCGGTCGAAGATGTGCAGGTGGGCTGCGACGACGTGTGGGTGCTGCGCGTGTCCCAGCTCGCCGCGGGCCCGCTCCCGTCGAGTGCGCTCTACACCTTCGGTGCGCGGAACACGCTGCCCACCCGCCCGGCTTCCTATCCGTACGCCGTCGCCTGGCATCCGAGCGGGGCCAAGCTGGCCTTCGCGAACTTCTCCGGGCCACCGGATACCTGGCCTCGCTATGCCCCCCTGTCCCCCGGGGGAACTGTTTCCCTGGGCAGCATCTCTCCCGCCTACTGGAGCTACAACGTGGCCCTCGATGGGAACGTGATCGGCGAGACGGCGGAGTTCTCTCAGGACGGCAGCCGGCTCTATGTCGGCACCGGTGCCGGGACGCTCTTCGTGATGCCTGGGCCGGGCGAGTTCTGGGATGACCGGGAAGCGGACCCCGAGACGTACCTCCACGCGGTCAGCGCCCTCTTCGGCTCGTGGTACGGCGGCTGCTTCTACGACGGGCCATGCCCGGGGGGCCGGTGTCCGGCCAACTGCCCGAGAGGTGCGGAACTCCAGGTGAAGAAGTTCCCGGTCGGCTCGCCCATCCGCAAGCTGCTCCGCCTCTGA
- a CDS encoding DUF7594 domain-containing protein, with translation MKHGGAWGSRCVGGLAAVMLLAHCGGEETQERSTGQVSPESPAVLRQEAATSLTFAASADARVEQANPALNFGGEGKLVADASPLAESYLRFNVSGVTGVVSRAVLRLYATDGTTDGPLLHRASGGWTETGLTWNNRPGPSGAAVGDTGAISSGTWVEYDVSSVVRGNGQADFVLVGTSGNGTDFASREHSRTDWRPQLVLTVEPGLGCMPRTETTTIDIPSTYDGYVSQSQPTRRSGSEPMLRVDASPERLESFVQFRFSLLEEWHVRQAKLRLYVTDGTTNGPVLHRAGDQWPVPPDYDIDWNTRPALFGGPVGNLGALSAGTWAEYDVSSIVTNDGIYSFGLLPESNDGADFYSGDTDWSQYELRPRLMLTVESDPYCTYRGTGGGLTGWTRHYGGVGVERLHALASDAQGNFVAAGLFGDAPFPNQKGFALARYTADGTPVWSRQVTTGNVRVRALAVTSLGNILVVGNYGGSPDLGSGPLPSAPMSDYTPALFIAKFSPTGQTEWAHGFSATYVRPPEGELEYWPVIPTSVATDANGSLIVGGGFHGQMDLGGGTLSAGGSSTYPEDPFAGGFVAKFSWSGQHLWSRAFEAGGFTMPGWVRAVATDPAGNVLVGGHVNSYGDLGDGQTGTRAPYIAKYSASGAFVWKKLFLGAYGEVVGVQPLGTSGVAFTANLGATFTFGGTSYTGGSPEDPGGPDNVSGFTGTLSASGADGWIRSLGAASTRGLVTDAGGTLTVTGYGYDYDVGGGSLGAPTGFGYTPFVARYSASGGAHLWSRSFDRDLLGGDYYPALQLAPQPGGSVVVGSDFAFPVHQDGRDYTPRGASDLFYFQLKP, from the coding sequence ATGAAGCACGGAGGAGCGTGGGGAAGCAGGTGCGTGGGAGGGCTCGCGGCGGTGATGCTGCTCGCTCACTGTGGAGGGGAGGAGACGCAGGAGCGATCCACGGGGCAGGTGAGCCCCGAGTCTCCCGCGGTCCTGCGGCAGGAGGCGGCCACCTCGCTGACCTTCGCGGCGAGCGCCGATGCACGCGTGGAGCAGGCCAACCCCGCGCTGAACTTCGGCGGCGAGGGCAAGCTGGTGGCGGACGCCTCGCCGCTGGCGGAGAGCTACCTGCGCTTCAACGTGAGTGGGGTGACGGGCGTGGTGAGCCGCGCGGTGCTGCGGCTGTACGCGACCGACGGCACCACGGACGGGCCGCTGCTCCACCGCGCGAGCGGCGGGTGGACGGAGACGGGCCTCACCTGGAACAACCGGCCCGGGCCGAGCGGCGCCGCCGTGGGTGACACGGGCGCCATCTCCAGCGGCACCTGGGTGGAGTACGACGTCTCGAGCGTGGTGCGCGGCAACGGCCAGGCCGACTTCGTCCTGGTGGGCACCTCGGGCAACGGCACGGACTTCGCCTCGCGCGAGCACAGCCGGACGGACTGGAGGCCCCAGCTCGTCCTCACCGTGGAGCCCGGCCTCGGCTGCATGCCCCGGACGGAGACGACGACGATCGACATCCCGTCCACCTATGACGGGTATGTGTCCCAGAGCCAGCCCACGCGCCGCTCCGGGAGCGAGCCGATGCTGCGGGTGGACGCATCGCCCGAGCGCCTGGAGAGCTTCGTCCAGTTCCGCTTCAGCCTGCTCGAGGAGTGGCACGTGCGCCAGGCGAAGCTGCGGCTCTACGTCACCGACGGCACCACGAACGGCCCGGTGCTCCACCGCGCCGGCGACCAGTGGCCCGTGCCTCCCGACTACGACATCGACTGGAACACCCGGCCGGCCCTCTTCGGCGGCCCGGTGGGCAACCTTGGCGCCCTCTCGGCCGGCACCTGGGCGGAGTACGACGTGTCGTCCATCGTGACGAACGACGGCATCTACAGCTTCGGCCTCCTGCCCGAGTCGAATGACGGCGCGGACTTCTACTCGGGGGACACGGATTGGAGCCAGTACGAGCTGCGCCCGCGGCTGATGCTCACCGTGGAGTCGGACCCCTACTGCACCTACCGCGGAACGGGGGGCGGCCTCACCGGGTGGACGCGGCACTACGGCGGCGTGGGCGTCGAGCGGCTGCATGCCCTGGCCTCGGACGCCCAGGGCAACTTCGTGGCGGCGGGCCTCTTCGGTGACGCGCCCTTCCCCAACCAGAAGGGCTTCGCGCTCGCGCGCTACACCGCGGACGGCACGCCCGTGTGGAGCCGCCAGGTGACCACCGGCAACGTGCGCGTGCGCGCCCTCGCCGTGACGTCCCTGGGCAACATCCTCGTGGTGGGCAACTACGGTGGCTCGCCGGACCTGGGCTCCGGTCCCCTGCCCTCCGCGCCCATGAGCGACTACACGCCCGCGCTCTTCATCGCCAAGTTCTCCCCCACCGGACAGACCGAGTGGGCCCATGGCTTCAGCGCCACCTACGTGCGTCCGCCCGAGGGTGAGCTCGAATACTGGCCGGTGATTCCCACCTCGGTGGCCACCGATGCCAACGGCAGCCTCATCGTCGGCGGCGGCTTCCACGGACAGATGGACCTCGGAGGCGGGACGCTCTCCGCGGGCGGCTCCAGTACCTACCCGGAGGATCCCTTCGCGGGCGGCTTCGTCGCGAAGTTCTCCTGGAGCGGCCAGCACCTCTGGTCCAGGGCCTTCGAGGCGGGAGGCTTCACCATGCCGGGGTGGGTCCGCGCCGTGGCCACCGACCCCGCGGGCAACGTCCTCGTGGGCGGCCATGTGAACAGCTACGGGGACCTCGGGGATGGGCAGACCGGCACGCGCGCCCCCTACATCGCGAAGTACAGCGCCTCGGGCGCCTTCGTGTGGAAGAAGCTGTTCCTCGGGGCCTACGGCGAGGTCGTCGGCGTGCAGCCGCTGGGCACGAGCGGCGTGGCCTTCACCGCCAACCTCGGCGCGACCTTCACCTTCGGCGGCACCTCGTACACCGGAGGCAGTCCGGAGGACCCGGGCGGGCCGGACAACGTCAGTGGCTTCACCGGCACACTGAGCGCCTCGGGGGCGGACGGGTGGATCCGGAGCCTGGGAGCCGCCTCCACCCGGGGGCTCGTCACGGACGCCGGGGGGACGCTCACCGTCACCGGTTACGGCTACGACTACGACGTGGGCGGAGGCTCCCTCGGCGCGCCGACCGGCTTCGGCTACACGCCCTTCGTGGCGCGCTACTCCGCGTCGGGCGGCGCGCACCTCTGGTCCCGCTCCTTCGACAGGGATCTCCTGGGCGGGGATTACTACCCCGCGCTCCAGCTCGCGCCCCAACCGGGGGGCTCGGTGGTGGTGGGCAGTGACTTCGCCTTCCCCGTCCACCAGGACGGCCGCGACTACACGCCACGCGGCGCCAGCGACCTGTTCTACTTCCAGCTCAAGCCGTAG